One genomic segment of Odocoileus virginianus isolate 20LAN1187 ecotype Illinois chromosome 17, Ovbor_1.2, whole genome shotgun sequence includes these proteins:
- the SLC35G6 gene encoding solute carrier family 35 member G6, which translates to MAGSHPYFNLPDFTQPSPPSTPPSLPSHQRCRPSDATKGLLVALLGGGLPAGFVGPFSRMAYQASHFPSLELLICRCLFHLPIALLLKLRGDPLLGPPDVRGRACLHALLNVLSIGCAYSAVQVVPAGNAATVRKGSSTVCSALLAFCLESQRLSGYDWCGLLGSTLGLIIIVGPGLGTLQEGTTGLYTALGYVLAFLGGLALSLGLLVYRSLNFPSCLPTVAFLFGLVGLVGSGPGLFMLQTPVLPKDPLSWSCVGAVGILALVSFVCVSYAVTKAHPALVCAVLHSEVVVALMLQYYVLYETVAPSDIMGAGVVLGSIAIITAQNLSCEREGQVEK; encoded by the exons ATG GCTGGCAGTCACCCCTActtcaacctgcctgacttcacgCAGCCATCACCGCCCTCTACTCCGCCCAGTCTCCCATCGCACCAGCGCTGCCGGCCCTCCGATGCCACCAAGGGGCTGCTCGTGGCCCTGCTGGGTGGGGGCCTACCTGCTGGCTTCGTGGGCCCCTTCTCCCGTATGGCTTACCAGGCTTCCCACTTTCCCTCGCTGGAGCTACTCATCTGTCGATGCCTCTTCCACCTCCCCATTGCCCTGCTACTTAAACTGCGTGGTGACCCCCTCTTAGGACCTCCCGATGTCCGAGGTCGGGCCTGCCTCCACGCCCTGCTCAACGTCCTCAGCATCGGATGTGCCTACAGTGCAGTTCAGGTGGTGCCTGCTGGCAATGCTGCCACCGTCCGCAAAGGTTCTTCCACTGTCTGCTCTGCTCTCCTCGCCTTCTGCCTTGAGAGCCAGCGTCTCAGCGGCTATGACTGGTGTGGCTTGCTGGGCAGCACTCTGGGACTCATCATCATTGTGGGACCTGGACTAGGGACCCTGCAGGAGGGGACCACGGGCCTCTACACCGCCCTAGGCTATGTGCTTGCTTTCCTAGGTGGCCTGGCACTGTCACTGGGGCTCCTGGTGTATCGCTCCCTCAACTTTCCCTCCTGCCTACCAACGGTGGCCTTCCTGTTTGGTTTGGTGGGGCTGGTGGGTTCTGGGCCAGGCCTCTTTATGCTGCAGACCCCCGTGCTGCCCAAGGATCCTCTGAGTTGGAGCTGTGTGGGGGCAGTGGGGATTCTTGCCCTAGtctcctttgtgtgtgtgagttatGCGGTCACTAAGGCCCACCCCGCCCTGGTATGTGCTGTCCTGCACTCTGAGGTGGTGGTGGCCTTGATGCTGCAGTACTATGTGCTCTATGAGACCGTGGCACCTTCTGACATCATGGGGGCAGGGGTTGTTTTGGGCAGCATCGCCATTATCACTGCCCAGAACCTCAGCTGTGAGAGggaagggcaggtggagaagtgA
- the ZBTB4 gene encoding zinc finger and BTB domain-containing protein 4, whose protein sequence is MPPPAEVTDPSHAPAVLRQLNEQRLRGLFCDVTLIAGDTKFPAHRSVLAASSPFFREALLASAPLPLPPIPGGSAPNPTTTTAASSSSSSSSSSSSPSPASPSASSPPRVLELPGVPAAAFSDVLNFIYSARLALPGGGGDGAAVAEIGALGRRLGISRLQGLGEGGDAWVPPAPVPMATSQPEEDSFGPGPRPAGEWEGDRAEAQGPDSQPALSRRPLPCPRCGKSFIHPKRLQTHEAQCRREASARGSAGLGARGSVPSGPAGVDASALPPAVGFRGGPEHVVKVVGGHVLYVCAACERSYVTLSSLKRHSNVHSWRRKYPCRYCEKVFALAEYRTKHEVWHTGERRYQCIFCWETFVTYYNLKTHQRAFHGISPSLLASEKTPNGGYKPKLNTLKLYRLLPMRAAKRPYKTYSQGAPEAPLSPSLNTPAPVAMPASSPPGPPPAPEPGPPPSVITFAHPAPSVIVHGGSSSGGAGSGPASTGGAQAASVITYTAPPRPPKKREYPPPPPEPAAAPTSPATAGSPATAAGPATATEEAKGRNPRATRTLTYTAKPAGGIGGGTGPPAGPGRGPSQLQAPPPLCQITVRIGEEAIVKRRISETDLRPGELSGEEMEESEEEEEDEEEDEEEEEEGQGESKAGGEDQLWRPYYSYKPKRKPGAAAPASSGGSGMPRSRRPPRWRQKLERRSWEETPAAEGPTGRARGERRHRCEDCAQTFASLRKLRKHQEAHSGGPHSSRSGRKPSTRLTCPHCAKVCKTAAALSRHGQRHAAERPGGTPTPVIAYSKGSAGARAGEVKEEAPQEMQVSSSSGEAGGGGGSAPAEEASEPASLQDPVISGGEEPSVGAGGATYAYPPVQEFPLALIGSGRESGSGRGKGGSEGPGGAGGGDRMEAMGAAKVTFYPEPYPLVYGPQLLAAYPYNFSNLAALPVALNMVLPDEKGGGALPFLPGVFGYAVNPQAAAPTPPTPPPPTLPPPVAPKGEGERAGVERTQKGDVG, encoded by the exons ATGCCACCCCCAGCAGAGGTGACAGACCCGTCCCATGCCCCCGCCGTTCTGCGCCAGCTCAATGAACAGCGGCTTCGTGGCCTCTTCTGTGACGTCACCCTCATAGCTGGAGACACCAAGTTCCCCGCTCACCGCAGTGTCCTGGCTGCTTCTAGTCCCTTCTTCAGAGAGGCCCTGCTGGCCTCAGCGCCACTGCCCCTCCCACccatccctgggggctcagcccccaaccccaccaccaccacagcggcctcctcctcctcctcttcctcctcttcctcctcctctccctctccagcctcacctTCAGCTTCATCCCCACCTCGGGTCCTGGAGCTGCCAGGGGTCCCAGCAGCTGCCTTTTCTGATGTCCTCAATTTCATCTACAGTGCCCGGCTGGCACTGCCTGGTGGTGGAGGGGACGGGGCAGCTGTGGCGGAGATCGGCGCTCTGGGACGGCGTCTGGGCATCTCCCGcctgcagggcctgggggaggggggtgatgCCTGGGTGCCTCCTGCTCCAGTTCCCATGGCCACCTCACAGCCTGAGGAGGACAGCTTTGGGCCTGGGCCTAGGCCAGccggggagtgggagggggacaGGGCTGAGGCCCAGGGCCCTGACTCACAGCCTGCCTTGTCCCGgcggcccctcccctgcccccgatGTGGGAAAAGCTTCATCCATCCCAAGCGGCTGCAGACCCATGAGGCCCAGTGCCGGAGGGAGGCCAGCGCTCGGGGGTCTGCAGGGCTGGGAGCAAGGGGTTCTGTCCCCAGTGGCCCTGCAGGAGTGGACGCCTCGGCCCTGCCCCCAGCGGTAGGCTTTCGAGGTGGTCCTGAGCACGTGGTGAAGGTGGTGGGCGGCCACGTGCTCTATGTGTGCGCGGCCTGTGAGCGTTCCTACGTGACCCTGTCCAGCCTAAAGCGACACAGCAACGTACACTCATGGCGGAGAAAGTACCCCTGCCGCTACTGCGAGAAGGTGTTCGCACTGGCTGAGTACCGAACCAAACACGAGGTGTGGCACACCGGGGAGCGCAG GTACCAGTGCATCTTCTGCTGGGAGACCTTTGTCACTTACTACAACCTGAAGACCCACCAGCGAGCCTTCCACGGCATTAGCCCGAGTCTCCTGGCGAGTGAGAAGACGCCCAATGGAGGCTATAAGCCCAAGCTCAATACCCTCAAGCTGTACCGCCTGCTCCCCATGCGGGCGGCCAAGCGGCCCTACAAGACCTACAGCCAGGGAGCCCCCGAGGCTCCCCTCTCTCCAAGCCTCAACACACCGGCCCCTGTGGCAATGCCAGCCAGCTCACCACCCGGACCCCCACCTGCCCCAGAGCCTGGCCCCCCACCATCTGTCATCACTTTTGCCCACCCAGCTCCCTCAGTCATTGTACATGGGGGCAGCAGCAGTGGTGGAGCAGGGAGTGGGCCGGCCAGCACAGGGGGGGCCCAAGCTGCCTCAGTCATCACTTACACTGCTCCCCCAAGGCCCCCCAAAAAACGTGAGTACCCACCTCCTCCCCCCGAACCTGCAGCCGCACCAACCAGCCCAGCCACAGCAGGCAGCCCAGCCACAGCCGCAGGGCCCGCCACAGCCACGGAGGAGGCCAAGGGCCGGAACCCACGGGCCACGAGGACTCTGACCTACACGGCCAAGCCAGCTGGTGGGATTGGCGGGGGCACGGGTCCTCCTGCAGGGCCTGGCCGGGGCCCCTCTCAGCTCCAGGCTCCACCGCCACTGTGTCAGATCACTGTGAGAATCGGTGAGGAGGCGATTGTCAAGCGCCGCATCTCAGAAACAGACCTGCGTCCGGGGGAGCTAAGCGGCgaggagatggaggagagtgaggaggaggaggaggatgaggaagaggacgaggaggaggaggaggaggggcagggggagtCCAAGGCTGGCGGAGAGGACCAGCTCTGGAGGCCCTACTACTCCTACAAGCCCAAGCGCAAGCCCGGGGCCGCGGCCCCGGCTAGCAGCGGGGGCAGCGGGATGCCCAGAAGCCGCCGGCCGCCTCGCTGGAGACAGAAGCTGGAAcggaggagctgggaggagacCCCGGCAGCCGAGGGCCCCACGGGGCGTGCCCGTGGCGAGAGGAGACACCGCTGCGAGGACTGTGCCCAGACATTCGCCAGCCTGAGGAAGCTGCGCAAGCACCAGGAAGCCCACAGCGGGGGCCCCCACAGCTCCCGGTCTGGACGGAAGCCCTCCACCCGCCTCACCTGCCCTCACTGCGCCAAGGTGTGCAAGACAGCCGCTGCCCTGAGCCGCCACGGGCAGAGGCACGCCGCTGAGCGACCCGGGGGCACCCCCACGCCTGTCATCGCCTACTCCAAGGGCAGCGCTGGTGCCAGAGCCGGGGAGGTCAAGGAGGAGGCCCCCCAAGAGATGCAGGTCTCTTCATCCAGCGGGGAGGCAGGTGGTGGAGGCGGGAGTGCCCCTGCCGAGGAAGCTTCTGAGCCCGCCTCGCTCCAGGACCCCGTCATCTCAGGAGGGGAGGAACCTTccgtgggggcaggaggggccacCTATGCATACCCACCTGTGCAGGAATTTCCACTGGCTCTGATTGGGAGCGGCCGGGAATCAGGCAGTGGCAGGGGAAAAGGTGGGAGTGAGGGGCCAGGCGGGGCTGGCGGGGGAGACCGGATGGAGGCGATGGGGGCTGCCAAAGTCACCTTCTACCCTGAGCCCTACCCACTCGTCTATGGCCCCCAGCTCCTTGCCGCCTACCCTTACAACTTCAGCAACTTGGCCGCTCTCCCGGTCGCTCTTAACATGGTCCTACCTGATGAGAAGGGTGGGGGGGCCCTTCCTTTCCTACCAGGGGTCTTTGGCTACGCAGTCAATCCTCAAGCAGCAGCCCctacccccccaaccccaccacccCCAACTCTTCCTCCACCTGTTGCCCccaagggagaaggggagagggcaggggttGAAAGAACCCAGAAGGGAGATGTGGGGTGA